In the genome of Gemmatimonadota bacterium, the window GGGCTCGTCGTCCGCCCGGATCACCACCTGGAACCAGATGCTCGCGTCCTTGCCGATGTCGACGGCGCCGATCAGGTCGGCGCTTTCTGCCACGAAGGCGGACGGATGGATGCGGGGAGCGTGGTGGACGTACTGGTTGGAAGTCATGTGAGGCTCGTTTTCAGGCGGCGGCGGCGGCGAATCCGGCTGGGGGGCTTCCGCCTCGCCCGCATTGCGCTAACCGGCTGCGTCCTGTCCGGGCACTACCCTGGGGATCACATAAGGCCCTCTTGGAACGACCGCGATGGTGGCGCCGGCGCCGTGACGCTTCAGTGCCCGTGTGATGCCGGCCTCGACGGACGGAATGGGCTCGACCAGGCAGTCCCGGACGTCGTCGTCACTCAGCCCGTCCGTGTAAAGATACACCCGGCCCTTCTTCAGCGCCTTGACCAGTTCCTCGATCTCCCACTGGTCGATGGTGAACACGCCCGGTTGCTGAATCCAGTGGATGAAGGCGTCGATGTCCGTCGTCTTCCGAAGCAGTTCTTCGAACTCCGCGCTGCCGATCCCGTCTGCGCATCCCGCGGCGATGACGATGGATCCGCCTTCTTTCAGGATGTCCAGCACGCCGACCATGCCCTTCACGGCCTGGTAGAAGGTGGTGTCCAGGGGATAGCCGGCCGACGAGGTCACGACGATGTCCACCGGTTCTTCGACGGAGGCCACGACCATGCCGTCCACGTGGCGGACGCCGTGCCGATGCGCCCGGTCGAGCTCGCCGGCAAACACCCCGGTGATCTGGCGGTCCTCATCCATGGCCACGTTGAGGATGAAATCCACCCCGGCCCGCCGGGCGATTTCCAGCGCGGCCTCGTGAAGGGGGTTGCCGTCGAGCACACCCGTCGTGGCGTTGGGATGCTCCAGGATACCGGGTCCGTGAAGATGCTCGATCGTCTCCACGCCCACGAGTCCGGGCGCGACCAGCTTGCGTCCGCCCGAGTACCCGGCCATGAAGTGCGCCTCGATCAGCCCGGTCAGCACCTTGAGGTCGCTTTCCACGTATCTGCGGTCCACGCGGATAGGGATCCCTGTGCTGGTGGCGCCCAGGTCGGCCTGTTCGTTCCCACTGCGGGCGACGTGGTTGACGACGGGATACCGGTCCACCACGTCGCCGGTCAGGGTCTCGCGAAGCTGTTCCTCGTCCATGGGGGCGTGCAGCCCCGTGGCGACCAGGAGGGTGATGTCCTCCGGTCTGATCCCGCTTTGCTCCAGGCATTCAAGGAGCGGCGGCAGGATAATGTCGTGGGGGACGGGTCGGGTGATGTCGGAAACGACCACGCACGCGTTGCGGCGGCCCCGGGCGATTTCCGCAAGGGGCGGACCGGCCACAGGTCGCTGCAGGGCCTCCCGGGTCGAGGTCACCGGATCATCGAGCGGAGGCGTTTCCCGCATCTTGAGGACAACGGCCAGATTTTCGTCCGGGACGCTTACCTCGAGGCCGGATTTATGGTAGTCGAGGGTGATGTTCACGGCGGCTCCCTAAAGGACTTCCTACAGGTCTTCCGGCTCGATATCGAGTCCGGGTCCCGGCGAAGGTTCGAGTATGCCCGCGGCGCCGGCATCCATCATGACCCGAGCCAGTTCACCGGGGTTGTTGTGGAGCGCCACGATGGCCCCGCTGCTGCCCGCCAGCTTGGCACCGGACGCGCCTGCACGCCGGGCGAGTTCGATGAACCGGTCGTCCTCGGGATTGGATCCGCCGAGTGACTGCGTCAGCGCCTGGTTCTCGTTCATCAATGCTCCCAGCGCGTCGATCCGGTTATCGAGGATCACTTTCTTGCCTTCCCGGGCCAGGGCCGCGATGGCGCTATATGCTTCGACCACTTCGGTTTCCCCGGCGAGCCAGCGTTCCCGCAAGGGGGTGTGCACGCCTCCGGAGACGCGCTGGCCTCCCGTGATGACTACGACAAGCGGCAGGGCCGGATCGGGAGCCATCGGTTCCATGGTGGCGAAGGGATCGGTCCCGTATTCC includes:
- the larA gene encoding nickel-dependent lactate racemase, producing the protein MNITLDYHKSGLEVSVPDENLAVVLKMRETPPLDDPVTSTREALQRPVAGPPLAEIARGRRNACVVVSDITRPVPHDIILPPLLECLEQSGIRPEDITLLVATGLHAPMDEEQLRETLTGDVVDRYPVVNHVARSGNEQADLGATSTGIPIRVDRRYVESDLKVLTGLIEAHFMAGYSGGRKLVAPGLVGVETIEHLHGPGILEHPNATTGVLDGNPLHEAALEIARRAGVDFILNVAMDEDRQITGVFAGELDRAHRHGVRHVDGMVVASVEEPVDIVVTSSAGYPLDTTFYQAVKGMVGVLDILKEGGSIVIAAGCADGIGSAEFEELLRKTTDIDAFIHWIQQPGVFTIDQWEIEELVKALKKGRVYLYTDGLSDDDVRDCLVEPIPSVEAGITRALKRHGAGATIAVVPRGPYVIPRVVPGQDAAG